One Roseomonas sp. OT10 DNA window includes the following coding sequences:
- the pnp gene encoding polyribonucleotide nucleotidyltransferase: MFDHYYRKDIAWGGKTLTLETGKVARQADGAVLARLGDTIVLCTAVGSRSVKPGQDFFPLTVNYQEKAFAAGKIPGGFFKREGRPSESETLISRLIDRPIRPLFPDGFRNEVQVIATVLSHDLENDPDIVAMVGCSAALTLSGIPFFGPVAAARVGYIDGQYVLNPTAEQRKRSVLDLVLAGTSEGVLMVESEAQELTEEVMLGAVEFGHAGFQPVIQGIIELAEHAAKEPWALPEPSEAELLLKNRITELGRADMAVAYTETQKLVRQNKVGAVKAKVLEALAAEGLDTAAAKGLLKELEADVVRNNILDTGLRIDGRDTRTVRPIVAEVGVLPRAHGSALFTRGETQAFCVATLGTGQDEQIIDALAGEYRENFMLHYNFPPYSVNETGRMGSPGRREVGHGKLAWRAIHPLLPEKDKFPYTLRVVSEITESNGSSSMATVCGTSLSLMDAGVPLKRPCAGIAMGLIKEDRGFAVLSDILGDEDHLGDMDFKVAGTEQGITSLQMDIKITSITFDIMKTALAQAKDGRIHILGEMAKGLTGARTDVAANAPKITVINVPKEKIREVIGTGGKVIREIVEQTGTKIDIEDDGTIKIASSSPEATQAAIDRIKGITAEAEIGTIYNGTVVKTADFGAFVNFLGAKDGLVHISELANDRVNRTTDIVNVGDKVKVKVIGFDDRGKVKLSMRVVDQATGADITEQVGTRRPRPEGEGGEGGEGRRDRGDRGDRGGPRRDRGDFREGDRGPRRDRGDFAAE, translated from the coding sequence ATGTTCGACCACTACTACCGCAAGGATATCGCCTGGGGCGGCAAGACCCTGACGCTGGAGACGGGCAAGGTCGCCCGCCAGGCGGACGGGGCGGTGCTGGCCCGCCTGGGCGACACCATCGTGCTGTGCACGGCGGTCGGTAGCCGCTCGGTGAAGCCGGGCCAGGACTTCTTCCCCCTGACCGTGAACTACCAGGAGAAGGCCTTCGCCGCGGGCAAGATCCCCGGCGGCTTCTTCAAGCGCGAGGGCCGGCCGTCGGAGAGCGAGACGCTGATCTCGCGCCTGATCGACCGCCCGATCCGCCCCCTGTTCCCGGACGGCTTCCGCAACGAGGTCCAGGTGATCGCGACGGTGCTGTCGCACGACCTGGAGAACGACCCCGACATCGTCGCCATGGTCGGCTGCTCCGCCGCCCTGACGCTCTCGGGCATCCCCTTCTTCGGCCCGGTGGCCGCCGCCCGCGTCGGCTACATCGACGGCCAGTACGTGCTGAACCCGACCGCCGAGCAGCGCAAGCGCTCGGTGCTCGACCTCGTCCTCGCCGGCACGTCCGAGGGCGTGCTGATGGTCGAGTCCGAGGCGCAGGAGCTGACCGAGGAGGTGATGCTGGGCGCGGTGGAGTTCGGCCATGCCGGCTTCCAGCCCGTCATCCAGGGCATCATCGAGCTGGCCGAGCACGCCGCCAAGGAGCCCTGGGCGCTGCCCGAGCCCTCCGAGGCCGAGCTGCTGCTGAAGAACCGCATCACCGAGCTGGGCCGCGCCGACATGGCCGTGGCCTATACGGAGACGCAGAAGCTCGTCCGCCAGAACAAGGTGGGCGCGGTGAAGGCGAAGGTGCTGGAGGCGCTGGCCGCCGAGGGCCTCGACACCGCCGCCGCCAAGGGCCTGCTCAAGGAGCTGGAGGCGGACGTCGTCCGCAACAACATCCTCGACACCGGGCTGCGCATCGACGGCCGCGACACCAGGACCGTGCGCCCGATCGTGGCCGAGGTCGGCGTGCTGCCCCGCGCCCACGGCTCCGCGCTGTTCACCCGCGGCGAGACCCAGGCCTTCTGCGTGGCGACGCTGGGCACGGGCCAGGACGAGCAGATCATCGACGCGCTCGCGGGCGAGTACCGCGAGAACTTCATGCTGCACTACAACTTCCCGCCCTACTCCGTGAACGAGACGGGCCGCATGGGCTCGCCGGGCCGGCGCGAGGTCGGGCACGGCAAGCTGGCGTGGCGCGCCATCCACCCGCTGCTGCCGGAGAAGGACAAGTTCCCCTACACCCTGCGCGTGGTGTCGGAGATCACGGAAAGCAACGGCTCCTCCTCGATGGCCACCGTCTGCGGCACCTCGCTGTCGCTGATGGATGCGGGCGTGCCGCTGAAGCGCCCCTGCGCCGGCATCGCCATGGGCCTGATCAAGGAGGATCGCGGCTTCGCGGTGCTCTCGGACATCCTGGGCGACGAGGACCACCTCGGCGACATGGACTTCAAGGTGGCCGGGACGGAGCAGGGCATCACCTCGCTCCAGATGGACATCAAGATCACGTCCATCACCTTCGACATCATGAAGACCGCGCTCGCCCAGGCGAAGGACGGGCGCATCCACATCCTGGGCGAGATGGCCAAGGGCCTGACCGGGGCGCGCACCGATGTCGCCGCCAACGCGCCCAAGATCACGGTCATCAACGTGCCGAAGGAGAAGATCCGCGAGGTCATCGGCACCGGCGGCAAGGTGATCCGCGAGATCGTCGAGCAGACCGGCACCAAGATCGACATCGAGGATGACGGCACGATCAAGATCGCGTCCAGCAGCCCCGAGGCGACCCAGGCCGCGATCGACCGCATCAAGGGCATCACCGCCGAGGCGGAGATCGGCACGATCTACAACGGTACCGTGGTGAAGACCGCCGATTTCGGCGCCTTCGTGAACTTCCTCGGCGCCAAGGACGGCCTCGTCCACATCTCCGAGCTGGCCAACGACCGCGTCAACCGCACCACCGACATCGTCAACGTGGGCGACAAGGTGAAGGTGAAGGTCATCGGCTTCGATGACCGCGGCAAGGTGAAGCTGTCCATGCGGGTGGTCGACCAGGCCACCGGCGCGGACATCACCGAGCAGGTCGGCACCCGCCGTCCCCGCCCCGAGGGCGAGGGTGGCGAGGGTGGCGAGGGCCGCCGGGACCGTGGCGACCGCGGTGACCGGGGGGGTCCCCGCCGCGACCGCGGCGACTTCCGCGAGGGCGATCGCGGCCCGCGCCGCGACCGCGGCGACTTCGCGGCCGAGTAA
- a CDS encoding alpha/beta fold hydrolase, with translation MSLLAQLAARARPALSSPVRSAPLASSAGPWLIGGAVALAATALANHALARRAERRCPPVGRFVEVDGVRLHYTDRGEGPPVLLLHGNGTMVEDWLISGLPARLARRHRVIVLDRPGFGHSERPRDRLWTPQAQAALVAGALRRIGVERPVVVGHSWGTMVALALAQEHPEAASGLVLASGYYVPTFRKDVLLMSPPAIPILGDVLRYTLSPLLGRLMLPAMIRKLFAPAPVTPGFRDGFPREMALRPSQLRAAAEDTALMVPGAASLRRRYGEMRLPVAILAGDGDKVVELRQARALHAALPDATLEVVPGTGHMLHHLATERVAEAVLRLAGQAEVPRRLAAAA, from the coding sequence ATGAGCCTTCTCGCCCAGCTCGCCGCCCGCGCGCGGCCTGCCTTGTCCTCTCCTGTCCGTTCCGCGCCGCTGGCCTCCTCCGCCGGGCCATGGCTGATCGGCGGCGCCGTGGCGCTGGCGGCGACGGCCCTGGCCAACCACGCGTTGGCGCGGCGGGCCGAGCGGCGTTGCCCCCCGGTCGGCCGCTTCGTCGAGGTGGACGGCGTCCGGCTGCACTACACCGACCGTGGCGAGGGGCCGCCGGTGCTGCTGCTGCACGGCAACGGCACCATGGTGGAGGACTGGCTCATCAGCGGCCTGCCGGCGCGGCTGGCGCGCCGCCACCGCGTGATCGTTCTCGACCGCCCGGGCTTCGGCCACAGCGAGCGGCCGCGCGACCGCCTCTGGACGCCGCAGGCCCAGGCCGCGCTGGTGGCCGGGGCGCTACGGCGGATCGGGGTGGAGCGGCCCGTGGTGGTCGGCCATTCCTGGGGCACGATGGTTGCCCTGGCCCTGGCGCAGGAGCATCCGGAGGCGGCGTCGGGGCTGGTGCTGGCCTCCGGCTACTACGTCCCGACCTTCCGCAAGGACGTGCTGCTGATGTCGCCGCCCGCCATCCCCATCCTCGGCGACGTCCTGCGCTACACTCTCTCGCCGCTGCTGGGGCGGCTGATGCTGCCCGCCATGATCCGCAAGCTCTTCGCCCCCGCCCCGGTCACGCCCGGCTTCCGGGACGGCTTCCCGCGCGAGATGGCCCTGCGCCCGTCGCAGCTCCGCGCCGCGGCGGAGGATACGGCGCTGATGGTGCCGGGCGCCGCCTCGCTGCGCCGCCGCTACGGGGAGATGCGCCTGCCGGTGGCGATCCTGGCCGGCGACGGCGACAAGGTGGTGGAGCTGCGGCAGGCCCGGGCGCTGCACGCCGCCCTGCCGGACGCCACGCTGGAGGTGGTGCCCGGCACCGGCCACATGCTGCACCACCTGGCCACCGAACGGGTGGCGGAGGCGGTGCTGCGGCTGGCCGGGCAGGCGGAGGTGCCGCGCCGCCTCGCCGCGGCGGCCTAG
- a CDS encoding NAD(P)H-dependent flavin oxidoreductase produces the protein MKAINAIRMGGVDVLPLVEGGKGVSASNGASCGGWASAGGVGTFSAVNADSYDAEGRVIPQLYHGKTRRERHEELVAYGIAGGIAQAKEAYERSNGQGRIHANILWEMGGAERVMRGVLEGAKGLIHGVTCGAGMPYKLAEIAREYQVHYYPIVSSGRAFNALWKRAYHKAKDWLGGVVYEDPWLAGGHNGLSNSEDPRRPEDPYPRVLNLRKVMREAGMGDTPIIMAGGVWWLEEWQDWIDNPELGPIAFQFGTRPLVTRESPIPDAWKQRLLTLKPGDVSLQAFSPTGFYSSAVRNDFLRELEGRSERQVAYTSEPIGEHSARYGVGPRKRPVFLVPGDLDRVQGWEASGFTEALRTPDDTLIFVTPEESREILADQVACMGCLSQCRFSNWSQHSEDYSNGKKADPRSFCIQKTLQDIAHGGDTENNLMFAGHNAYRFGQDPFYSNGFIPTVKQLVERVLTGR, from the coding sequence GTGAAGGCCATCAACGCGATACGCATGGGGGGGGTGGACGTGCTTCCCCTGGTCGAGGGCGGCAAGGGCGTCAGCGCCTCCAACGGCGCCTCCTGTGGCGGCTGGGCCTCGGCCGGCGGCGTCGGCACCTTCTCGGCCGTCAACGCCGACAGCTACGACGCCGAGGGGCGGGTGATCCCCCAGCTCTACCACGGCAAGACCCGGCGCGAGCGGCACGAGGAGCTGGTGGCCTACGGCATCGCCGGCGGCATCGCCCAGGCCAAGGAGGCCTATGAGCGGTCCAACGGCCAGGGCCGCATCCACGCCAACATCCTGTGGGAGATGGGCGGCGCGGAGCGCGTCATGCGCGGCGTGCTGGAGGGGGCCAAGGGCCTGATCCACGGCGTCACCTGCGGCGCCGGCATGCCCTACAAGCTCGCGGAGATCGCGCGCGAGTACCAGGTCCACTACTACCCCATCGTCTCCTCCGGCCGTGCCTTCAACGCGCTGTGGAAGCGCGCCTACCACAAGGCGAAGGACTGGCTGGGCGGCGTGGTCTACGAGGACCCCTGGCTGGCGGGCGGGCATAACGGCCTGTCCAACAGCGAGGACCCGCGCCGGCCCGAGGACCCCTACCCCCGCGTGCTGAACCTGCGGAAGGTGATGCGCGAGGCGGGCATGGGCGACACCCCCATCATCATGGCGGGCGGCGTCTGGTGGCTGGAGGAATGGCAGGACTGGATCGACAACCCGGAGCTGGGGCCCATCGCCTTCCAGTTCGGCACCCGCCCGCTGGTGACGCGCGAAAGCCCGATCCCCGACGCCTGGAAGCAGCGCCTGCTGACGCTCAAGCCCGGCGACGTGTCGCTCCAGGCCTTCTCGCCCACAGGCTTCTACAGCAGCGCGGTGCGCAACGACTTCCTGCGCGAGCTGGAGGGGCGCAGCGAGCGGCAGGTGGCCTATACCTCCGAGCCGATCGGCGAGCATTCCGCCCGCTACGGCGTCGGCCCGCGCAAGCGGCCGGTCTTCCTGGTCCCCGGCGACCTCGACCGCGTGCAGGGTTGGGAGGCGAGCGGCTTCACCGAGGCGCTGCGGACCCCCGACGACACGCTGATCTTCGTCACCCCCGAGGAATCGCGCGAGATCCTGGCTGATCAGGTCGCCTGCATGGGCTGCCTGTCGCAGTGCCGCTTCTCCAACTGGTCGCAGCACTCCGAGGACTACTCGAACGGCAAGAAGGCGGACCCGCGCAGCTTCTGCATCCAGAAGACGCTGCAGGACATCGCCCATGGCGGCGACACGGAGAACAACCTGATGTTCGCCGGCCACAACGCCTATCGCTTCGGGCAGGACCCGTTCTACTCGAACGGCTTTATCCCGACGGTGAAGCAACTGGTCGAGCGGGTGCTGACGGGCCGCTGA
- a CDS encoding aldose 1-epimerase family protein, with protein sequence MTESHTLTDGTLTATVAAQGAELHSLRDAAGAEWLWQAGPEWPRHAPILFPVVGRLSGDVLRHEGVDYPMGQHGFARDRRFEWLSRGPSACALRLTDDTATRAVYPFAFLLDVAYAIEGGALSCTVTVRNPAETPLLFSVGGHPGFAWPLPGGGEKTAHSLTFGTPEPGPAQGVREGLLHGTHPLPGDGKTLRLDESLFATDAIVLLGARSRSIRYAADSGPTLEMRWDDYRDLGLWSKPGGAPFLCLEPWRGHASPFGWQGEFADKPGVVTLPPGEALRLRWSVRLFP encoded by the coding sequence GTGACCGAGAGCCACACCCTCACGGACGGCACCCTGACCGCGACGGTCGCGGCCCAGGGGGCGGAGCTGCACTCCCTGCGCGACGCGGCGGGCGCGGAATGGCTGTGGCAGGCCGGGCCGGAATGGCCGCGCCATGCGCCGATCCTCTTTCCGGTGGTCGGGCGGCTCTCCGGCGACGTGCTGCGGCACGAGGGGGTGGACTACCCCATGGGGCAGCACGGCTTCGCCCGCGACCGGCGCTTCGAATGGCTCTCGCGCGGGCCATCCGCCTGCGCCCTGCGGCTGACGGACGACACCGCGACGCGCGCCGTCTACCCCTTCGCCTTCCTGCTGGACGTCGCCTATGCCATCGAGGGCGGGGCGCTGTCCTGCACCGTCACCGTGCGCAACCCGGCCGAGACGCCGCTCCTCTTCTCGGTCGGCGGGCATCCGGGCTTCGCCTGGCCGCTGCCGGGGGGCGGGGAGAAGACGGCGCATTCGCTGACCTTCGGCACGCCGGAACCCGGCCCCGCCCAGGGCGTGCGCGAGGGGCTCCTGCACGGGACGCATCCGCTGCCGGGGGACGGGAAGACCCTGCGGCTGGACGAGTCCCTCTTCGCCACGGACGCCATCGTGCTGCTCGGCGCCCGCTCGCGGTCGATCCGCTACGCCGCCGATTCCGGCCCGACGCTGGAGATGCGCTGGGACGACTACCGCGACCTCGGCCTCTGGTCGAAGCCGGGCGGGGCGCCGTTCCTCTGCCTGGAGCCCTGGCGCGGCCATGCCAGCCCCTTCGGCTGGCAGGGGGAGTTCGCCGACAAGCCGGGCGTCGTCACCCTCCCGCCCGGCGAGGCGCTGCGCCTGCGCTGGTCCGTGCGGCTGTTCCCCTGA
- a CDS encoding DUF2252 family protein, whose protein sequence is MPGPSDAAAEIAVLTLRHEAWQGRYFTARAEGLLQKRGEMEESPFAFLRGSFHLWPQVWTLLPPEVAQAGPMLLGIGDTHLENFGTWRDPEGRVAWGVNDLDEAAVLPFASDLVRLAASFLLEKERSGEKILVDRRQGTAALLEGYRQGLAGPAQPFILENRHQELRDLAMVRGKAAVSWWDKLQRKIVPAAIPDELRDLLLTHLPPGASVVRLGLREAGLGSRERPRFAVIAEWEGGFVAREAKAAAPSAALSGQPVADPLAEHARLHLLARRTRDPFLRLLPGSRPGTGWVVRRLSPESDKIEVDAIEAEGKAEKAARRQSLLLRAMGQEVANIHLGAASEAVALRQALATLDARAGWLLDAACLAAEAVTAGHAAYRAARGRGLLPPHP, encoded by the coding sequence ATGCCCGGCCCCTCTGACGCCGCGGCCGAGATCGCGGTGCTGACCCTGCGGCACGAGGCATGGCAAGGCCGGTACTTCACGGCCCGGGCGGAAGGGCTGCTGCAGAAGCGCGGGGAGATGGAGGAAAGCCCCTTCGCCTTCCTGCGCGGGTCCTTTCACCTCTGGCCACAGGTCTGGACGCTGTTGCCGCCCGAGGTGGCGCAGGCGGGGCCGATGCTGCTCGGCATCGGCGACACCCATCTGGAGAATTTCGGAACCTGGCGCGATCCGGAGGGGCGCGTCGCCTGGGGGGTGAACGACCTCGACGAGGCGGCCGTCCTGCCTTTCGCCAGCGATCTCGTCCGCCTCGCCGCCAGCTTCCTGCTGGAGAAGGAACGGTCGGGGGAGAAGATCCTCGTGGACCGCAGGCAGGGAACGGCCGCCTTGCTGGAGGGCTACCGGCAGGGGCTCGCCGGGCCGGCGCAGCCCTTCATCCTGGAGAACCGGCATCAGGAACTGCGCGACCTCGCGATGGTACGGGGCAAGGCCGCCGTGTCCTGGTGGGACAAGTTGCAGCGAAAGATCGTCCCGGCCGCCATTCCGGACGAGTTGCGCGACCTGCTGCTGACCCACCTGCCGCCGGGTGCCTCCGTGGTCCGGCTGGGGCTGCGCGAGGCAGGGCTGGGCAGCCGCGAGCGGCCGCGCTTCGCGGTCATCGCGGAATGGGAGGGCGGCTTCGTGGCGCGGGAGGCCAAGGCGGCGGCGCCCTCGGCCGCCCTGTCGGGGCAGCCGGTCGCCGATCCGCTGGCCGAGCATGCCCGGCTGCACCTGCTGGCGCGCCGCACGCGCGACCCTTTCCTGCGCCTTCTGCCCGGCAGCCGGCCCGGCACGGGCTGGGTGGTCCGACGCCTCTCCCCGGAATCCGACAAGATCGAGGTCGACGCGATCGAGGCCGAGGGAAAGGCGGAGAAGGCCGCCCGGCGCCAGTCCCTGCTGCTGCGCGCGATGGGGCAGGAGGTGGCGAACATCCACCTCGGCGCCGCCAGCGAGGCCGTCGCCTTGCGCCAGGCCCTGGCAACGCTGGATGCCAGGGCGGGCTGGCTGCTCGACGCCGCCTGCCTCGCCGCCGAGGCCGTGACCGCGGGCCACGCGGCCTATCGCGCGGCACGTGGCCGGGGGTTGCTGCCGCCCCACCCCTGA
- a CDS encoding cisplatin damage response ATP-dependent DNA ligase yields the protein MSLPAFADLLERLVFTPGRLAKLALLRRWFAEQPDPDRGVGLAALTGELVFTAAKPMVIRDLVAQRVDPVLLALSHDYVGDFAETVALIWPERPGRNAPPPSLSEVVEGLELASRAEVPGLVEGWLDSLDAGGRLALIKLVTGGLRVGVSARLAKTALAEWAGQPVEEIEEVWHGVAPPYLPLFRWLEGRGERPDPKDAPVFRPLMLAHPLEAADRPAVEAEPERWRAEWKWDGIRVQLSATPAGRRLWSRTGEDVSNAFPEIVEAMEFRGVLDGELLVVRDGAVAPFSDLQQRLNRKVITPKLQADFPVGVRLYDLLLDGEEDLRPLPFDARRERLEAWFARVGPARMDLSPQIAFSSVHHLERLREGARAASIEGLMLKRADSPYVAGRVKGLWWKWKRAPLSVDAVLMYAQRGHGKRSSYYSDYTFGLWRTDADGVRELVPVGKAYSGYTDQELVWLDRWVREHTTGRFGPVREVEKALVLEVIFDAAQLSNRHRSGVAMRFPRIARLRRDKPAAEADVLETLMAMVEGREEEMAAG from the coding sequence ATGAGCCTCCCTGCCTTCGCCGACCTGCTGGAACGGCTGGTCTTCACGCCCGGGCGGCTGGCGAAGCTGGCGCTGCTGCGGCGCTGGTTCGCCGAGCAGCCGGACCCCGACCGGGGGGTGGGGCTGGCGGCGCTGACGGGGGAGCTGGTCTTCACCGCGGCCAAGCCGATGGTGATCCGGGACCTGGTGGCGCAGCGGGTGGACCCGGTGCTGCTGGCGCTGTCGCACGATTATGTGGGGGATTTCGCCGAGACGGTGGCGCTGATCTGGCCGGAGAGGCCGGGACGGAACGCGCCGCCGCCCTCGTTGAGCGAGGTGGTGGAGGGGCTGGAGCTGGCCTCGCGCGCCGAGGTGCCGGGGCTGGTGGAAGGGTGGCTCGACAGCCTGGATGCGGGCGGGCGGCTGGCGCTGATCAAGCTGGTGACGGGCGGGCTGCGCGTGGGCGTCAGCGCCCGGCTGGCCAAGACGGCGCTGGCGGAATGGGCCGGGCAGCCGGTGGAGGAGATCGAGGAGGTCTGGCATGGCGTCGCCCCGCCCTACCTGCCGCTGTTCCGCTGGCTGGAGGGGCGCGGCGAGCGGCCGGACCCCAAGGACGCGCCGGTGTTCCGGCCGCTGATGCTGGCCCATCCGCTGGAGGCGGCCGACCGGCCGGCGGTGGAGGCGGAGCCGGAGCGCTGGCGGGCGGAGTGGAAGTGGGACGGCATCCGCGTGCAGCTCTCCGCCACACCCGCCGGGCGGCGGCTGTGGTCGCGCACCGGCGAGGACGTGTCCAACGCCTTCCCCGAGATCGTGGAGGCGATGGAGTTCCGCGGCGTGCTGGATGGCGAGCTGCTGGTGGTGCGCGACGGGGCGGTGGCGCCCTTCTCGGACTTGCAGCAGCGGCTGAACCGCAAGGTCATCACCCCGAAGCTGCAGGCCGACTTCCCGGTCGGCGTGCGGCTCTACGACCTGCTCCTGGACGGCGAGGAGGATCTGCGCCCCCTGCCCTTCGATGCGCGGCGGGAGCGGCTGGAGGCGTGGTTCGCGCGGGTGGGGCCGGCGCGGATGGACCTGTCGCCGCAGATCGCCTTCTCCTCCGTCCATCACCTGGAACGACTGCGCGAGGGGGCACGCGCCGCCTCGATCGAGGGGCTGATGCTCAAGCGCGCCGACAGCCCCTATGTCGCCGGGCGGGTGAAGGGGCTGTGGTGGAAGTGGAAGCGCGCCCCGCTCTCCGTCGATGCCGTGCTGATGTACGCCCAGCGCGGGCACGGGAAGCGCTCCTCCTATTATTCCGACTACACCTTCGGCCTGTGGCGCACCGATGCCGACGGGGTGCGGGAGCTGGTGCCGGTAGGCAAGGCCTATTCCGGCTATACCGACCAGGAGCTGGTCTGGCTCGACCGCTGGGTGCGGGAGCACACCACCGGCCGCTTCGGCCCGGTGCGGGAGGTGGAGAAGGCCCTCGTGCTGGAGGTGATCTTCGACGCCGCCCAGCTCTCCAACCGCCACCGCTCCGGCGTCGCCATGCGCTTCCCCCGCATCGCCCGGCTGCGCCGCGACAAGCCGGCGGCGGAGGCGGACGTGCTGGAGACGCTGATGGCCATGGTCGAGGGGCGCGAGGAGGAGATGGCGGCCGGATGA
- a CDS encoding ketopantoate reductase family protein: MRILVLGAGALGGYFGARLTQAGGDVTFLLRPARAAQVARDGLAVESPLGDARLTVPVVTEAGPGFDLVLLTCKAYDLDAAIEAIRPAVAAGAAVLPVLNGLSHLDRLRGAFGAEAVLGGLAKIQAVLAPDGTIRHLAPWSSLTYGEPDGRPSARTEALHALATRAPGLTAELAPDILARMWEKLVHLGTVAAGTVLFRASIGEIARAPGGTALMQRLLRRNIAIAAAEGFPVREGFLAEYDALMADTTSAYTASMLRDLEAGGRTEAEHVLGFLLDAARRAGIADELHEAALVHARAYEQRREVGRLPQGSQSGGSQAGGRQA; the protein is encoded by the coding sequence ATGCGCATTCTCGTCCTCGGCGCCGGGGCGCTGGGCGGCTATTTCGGCGCGCGGCTCACCCAGGCGGGCGGCGACGTCACCTTCCTCCTCCGCCCCGCCCGCGCGGCGCAGGTCGCCCGCGACGGGCTGGCGGTGGAGAGCCCGCTCGGCGATGCGCGCCTCACCGTGCCGGTGGTGACGGAGGCGGGGCCGGGCTTCGACCTCGTGCTACTGACCTGCAAGGCCTACGACCTCGACGCCGCCATCGAGGCCATCCGCCCGGCCGTGGCGGCGGGGGCCGCGGTGCTGCCGGTGCTGAACGGGCTGTCGCATCTCGACCGGCTGCGCGGCGCCTTCGGGGCGGAGGCGGTGCTGGGCGGCCTCGCCAAGATCCAGGCGGTGCTGGCGCCGGACGGCACCATCCGCCACCTCGCGCCCTGGTCGAGCCTGACCTACGGCGAGCCGGACGGCCGCCCCTCCGCCCGGACGGAGGCGCTGCACGCCCTCGCCACCCGCGCCCCCGGCCTGACGGCGGAGCTGGCGCCCGACATCCTGGCGCGGATGTGGGAGAAGCTGGTGCATCTGGGCACCGTGGCGGCGGGCACGGTGCTGTTCCGCGCCAGCATCGGCGAGATCGCCCGCGCGCCCGGCGGCACGGCGCTGATGCAACGGCTGCTCCGGCGCAACATCGCCATCGCGGCGGCCGAGGGCTTCCCGGTTCGCGAGGGCTTCCTGGCCGAGTACGATGCGCTGATGGCCGACACCACCAGCGCCTACACCGCCTCGATGCTCCGCGACCTGGAGGCGGGCGGCCGCACCGAGGCGGAGCACGTCCTGGGCTTCCTGCTCGACGCCGCGCGCCGCGCCGGGATTGCCGACGAGCTGCACGAGGCGGCGCTGGTGCATGCGCGCGCCTACGAGCAGCGGCGGGAGGTGGGGCGGCTGCCCCAGGGGAGCCAATCTGGGGGGAGCCAAGCCGGGGGGCGCCAGGCGTGA
- the ltnD gene encoding L-threonate dehydrogenase codes for MRVGVIGLGSMGMGAALSCLRAGLETVGCDPRPEARDAFAAAGGAVADSGGALPEGLTALVVLVVNAAQTEAALFGPEGAAPRLAPGAVVVSSATMSPDEARRLAGMAEAAGLLWLDAPVSGGAAKAAEGAMTVMASGSAAAFDAAAPVLEAVAAKVWRLGEAPGLGATVKVVHQLLAGVHIAVAAEAMALGIKAGADPRTLYEVVTSAAGNSWMFENRMARVLEGDDAPRSAVDIFVKDLNLVVDMARGLRFPAFLASEALQLFTAASAMGEGRADDGFVIRVWERLAGIELPGRKEG; via the coding sequence ATGCGCGTCGGGGTGATCGGTCTGGGCAGCATGGGCATGGGCGCCGCCCTGTCCTGCCTGCGGGCGGGGCTGGAGACGGTGGGGTGCGACCCGCGCCCGGAGGCACGCGACGCCTTCGCCGCGGCCGGCGGCGCGGTGGCCGACAGCGGCGGCGCCCTGCCGGAAGGGCTCACTGCCCTGGTCGTGCTGGTGGTGAACGCCGCCCAGACGGAGGCGGCGCTGTTCGGGCCGGAGGGCGCCGCGCCGCGCCTCGCCCCCGGGGCGGTGGTCGTCTCCTCCGCCACCATGTCGCCGGACGAGGCCCGGCGGCTGGCGGGCATGGCGGAGGCGGCGGGGCTGCTCTGGCTGGACGCGCCCGTCTCCGGCGGCGCGGCGAAGGCGGCGGAAGGGGCGATGACCGTCATGGCCTCTGGCAGCGCGGCCGCCTTCGACGCGGCGGCGCCGGTGCTGGAGGCGGTGGCCGCCAAGGTCTGGCGGCTGGGCGAGGCGCCCGGCCTGGGCGCCACGGTGAAGGTGGTGCACCAGCTCCTCGCCGGGGTGCACATCGCCGTGGCCGCCGAGGCCATGGCGCTGGGCATCAAGGCCGGGGCCGACCCGCGCACGCTCTACGAGGTGGTGACCAGCGCCGCGGGCAATTCCTGGATGTTCGAGAACCGCATGGCCCGCGTGCTGGAGGGCGACGACGCCCCGCGTTCGGCCGTCGACATCTTCGTGAAGGACCTGAACCTGGTCGTGGACATGGCGCGCGGCCTGCGCTTCCCGGCCTTCCTGGCGAGCGAGGCGCTGCAGCTCTTCACCGCCGCCTCCGCCATGGGCGAGGGGCGGGCCGATGACGGCTTCGTCATCCGGGTCTGGGAGAGGCTGGCGGGGATCGAGCTGCCGGGGCGGAAGGAAGGGTAG